In Dromiciops gliroides isolate mDroGli1 chromosome 4, mDroGli1.pri, whole genome shotgun sequence, one DNA window encodes the following:
- the SMPDL3A gene encoding acid sphingomyelinase-like phosphodiesterase 3a, giving the protein MELRGPLSWACCLVSSLYFCSAFVLPGGDSAPASPIQDPAVGQFWHVTDLHLDPTYHITEDHTKVCSSSKGANASNPGPFGDFLCDSPYQLILSAFNFIKSSGQQASFMIWTGDSPPHVPVKELSTDVVINVIGNMTTTIQSLFPNLQVFPALGNHDYWPQDQLPISTSKVYEAVANFWKPWLTEEAIHTLRKGGFYSQTVPSHLSSQSLRIISLNTNLYYSPNAVTFNQTDPANQFEWLENTLNSSRQNKEKVYVIAHVPVGYLPCSRNTTAMREYYNEKLIGIFHKYSDIIAGQFYGHTHRDSIMVLSDRKGNPVSSLFVAPAVTPVKNVLEKQTNNPGVRLFQYDPHDYRLLDTWQYYLNLTEANMKEEPSWKLEYIMTKAYGIEDLQPKNLYELAKQFAVLDSKPFLTYYKYFFVSYDSDIICSRKCKIYQICAIMSLDQASYTDCLKQYGLQHRQ; this is encoded by the exons ATGGAGCTGAGGGGCCCGCTCTCCTGGGCATGCTGCCTGGTGAGCAGCTTGTATTTCTGCTCTGCCTTTGTTCTCCCAGGCGGGGACTCTGCCCCTGCGTCCCCAATTCAGGATCCTGCTGTAG GACAGTTTTGGCATGTGACTGACTTACATCTAGACCCTACATATCACATCACTGAGGATCATACAAAAGTATGCTCATCATCCAAGGGTGCGAATGCTTCCAATCCTGGCCCCTTTGGAGATTTTCTATGTGATTCTCCATACCAACTCATTTTATCAgcatttaatttcattaaaagttCTGGACAACAAGCATCTTTCATGATATGGACTGG gGATAGCCCTCCTCATGTTCCAGTAAAGGAACTCTCTACAGATGTTGTCATAAATGTTATTGGCAATATGACAACCACCATCCAAAGCCTCTTTCCCAATTTGCAGGTTTTCCCTGCTTTGGGCAATCATGACTACTGGCCTCAG GATCAACTGCCTATATCTACCAGCAAAGTATATGAGGCTGTAGCGAACTTCTGGAAACCTTGGTTAACTGAGGAAGCCATCCATACTTTGAGGAAAG GGGGCTTTTATTCACAGACCGTTCCATCCCATCTGAGCAGTCAGTCCCTCCGGATCATCAGTCTAAACACAAACTTGTACTATAGCCCCAATGCTGTCACTTTCAACCAGACAGACCCAGCAAATCAGTTTGAGTGGCTAGAGAACACACTGAACAGCTCTcggcaaaataaagaaaag gtGTATGTGATAGCACATGTACCAGTGGGATATTTACCATGTTCAAGAAATACAACTGCTATGagagaatattacaatgagaaaCTGATTGGTATTTTCCACAAATACAGTGATATTATTGCAGGACAATTTTATGGACACACTCACAGGGATAGCATTATGGTCCTTTCAGATAGAAAAG GAAATCCAGTCAGTTCCTTGTTTGTGGCTCCTGCTGTGACACCAGTGAAGAATGTTCTAGAAAAGCAAACCAACAACCCTGGAGTCAGACTGTTTCAATATGATCCTCATGATTATCGATTGCTG gaTACTTGGCAGTATTATTTAAATCTCACAGAGGCTAACATGAAAGAAGAACCCAGCTGGAAATTGGAGTACATCATGACAAAGGCTTATGGAATTGAAGACTTGCAGCCAAAAAATTTATATGAGTTAGCTAAGCAATTTGCAGTCTTAGATAGTAAACCATTCTTAACATACTACAAGTATTTCTTTGTCAGTTATGACAGTGATATAATTTGCAGTAGAAAATGTAAGATTTATCAGATTTGTGCAATTATGAGTCTTGACCAGGCATCCTATACAGACTGCCTCAAGCAATATGGCCTCCAGCATAGGCAGTAG